The genome window CGGCTACCGCCGGGTCAATTCAGCCCTGGAGAAGGGTTATACGATCATCACCGGCACCAACCAGGGCATCCATGCCGAGGTGCGCCCGCATCCCGGCAAGCTGATCCTGCAGAGCACGCTGCCGGACGGCCGCCGGATTGGGCCGTACGAGATCCCGATGTCGCGCGACGCTCTGCTGGCAGAGGCCGAGAAGGGCGGGTTTTTCAGCTACGCCGCCGGGGTGGCGTTCCAGATCATGACTTTCTACCCGGTCAAGGGCCTGCAGATAGACAACTACCTCACCGATCTGCCGGTCAAGAAAGGCCTGAGCAGCAGCGCCGCGATTTGCGTGCTCACCGCCCGCGCGTTCAACAAGGTCTACGACCTCAAAATGACCGTGCGCGGCGAGATGGAGTTCGCCTACCTGGGCGAGATAATCACACCCAGCCGTTGCGGACGGATGGACCAGGGCTGCGCTTTCGGCAACCGTCCGGTGATGATGACCCACGACCGCGACCTGCTGAACGTCGAGGAGGTCTCCGTACCCGATGACCTGCACCTGGTGATCGTGGACCTCTGCGCCGAAAAAGACACCATGGAGATCCTGGCCGACCTCAACCGCAGCTTCCCGTTCGCAGAGAGCGACCTGGACCGTGGGGTGCAGTACTACCTGGGCGAGGTGAACAAGATGATCACCGGCGAGGCGCTGGAGCACCTTCGCTCGGGCGAGGCCCAGCCCCTGGGCCGCCTGATGACCCGCGCCCAGGAGCTGTTCGACCGCTACCTGATGCCGGCCTGCCCGCGCCAGCTCACCTCGCCGGTGCTTCACGAGGCCCTGGCTTTCCCGGAGATCAAGGAACTGGTCTGGGGCGGCAAGGGGGTCGGCTCGCAGGGGGATGGGACCGCGCAGTTCGTGGCCCGCGGAGTCGAGGAGCAGGACAGGGTCATCCGGCTGTTCGAGGAAAAGAAAGGCATGCGTGGGCTGAAGCTCGACATTCCGGCCTCCCGCCGCGTGCGCAAGGCGCTGATCCCGGCCGCCGGGTTCGGCACGCGCCTGTTCCCGGCCACCAAGGCCACGCGCAAGGAGCTGTTCCCGATAATCGGCACGGACGGTATCGCGCGGCCGGCGATCCTGATGCTGGTGGAGGAGGCGATGGAAAGCGGCATCCAGGAGGTCTGCATCGTGGTGCAGAAAGAGGATGTCGAGCTGTTCGCCTCGTTCTTCAACTCGCCGCTGGAGCTGGTGCACTACAACAAGCTTTCCCGCGCGGCCCGTGACTACCAGAACCGCCTGATGGAGATCGGCTCGCACACCACGATCATCGCCCAGGAGCACCAGGAGGGTCTGGGGCATGCGGTCTACACCGCGCGGGAGTGGCTGGACGGCGAGCCGTTCCTGCTGATGCTGGGCGACCATATCTACCGTTCGCGCAGCGAAACCCCCTGCTCGCGCCAACTGCTCGACATCTACGAGCTGTACCAGAAAAGCGTGGTGGGCTTGATGCGCACCCCGGAGGAGCTGATCGGACGGTTCGGCACAGCGGCCGGGCTGTGGGAGGACCAGGCCAGGGGGGTGCTCAATATCACCGAGTTCGCCGAGAAGCCCTCGGTGGACTACGCCCGCGAGTGCCTGCGTGTGGACGGGGTGGGGCTGGACCACTACCTGACCGTGTTCGGCCTGTACGTGATCGACCCGCGCATCATCGACAAACTCAAGGACCATATCGGGGCGAACCTGCGGCGCTCCTCGGGCGAGTTCGAGCTGACCGCGGCCCTGGATGAGATCCGCTCCGAGCTGGGGTTTATGGGCTACATGATCGACGGGGAGCGGTTCGATATCGGCCTGCCGCTGAGCTACCTGCAGTCGGTGCGGGACTATTACGGCCGGTTGTAGACATTCCGCTTGCGGACCGCCGGAAAGACTTGAATAAAAAGCAGGTTGCTGTTAGTTTATGCTTAGTATGCCCCCAAGGCGGCGCCGGAACACAGGGAGGGCTAGTCCTAACTGGTAAGGCAGCGCACTTGAAATGCGCCGGGGTCACACCCATGGGGGTTCGAGTCCCTCGCCCTCCGCCAGATAGAAATAAGCCGCAGAATTCGCAAGAACGGATTCTGCGGCTTTGCAATCTTGTTTTTTTGTTATGTTTTATTTGAAAGATTTGTGTTATTATTTTGGCAGCGCATTTTGGAACGATGGGTTAAGTTGATACGGACAGAGCCGTGCAGAGTTTCGGTCCGGCGGATGGATTCAGCCTTAAGCAAGGATTGGCGAGTAGATGACCAGTGTTGAGAGCCCGCATTCGTTTTATATACCGGTGATGGGTACGGGTTTCACTATCGACACCCCTCTTAAGGTGGCGCGTTTCGGTATCACCTCCGTAATTTCCCTGGTGGATGACATCCTTATCGAGCAGATGCGTAAGTATCACGCGGAGAAATCCGGCGAGCCGTACGAACCGGTCAGCGACCGGGATGATGATTCGCGCGCGCGCCGGATAACGCTCTACCTCGATCTGCTCGACCGTCTGGTGCAGAGGCAGGTCATCGCTCTGAAAGCCGCCCCGTTCGAGCCTGGCAGCGAGATCACCCGCTATTTCGAACTGTTGCCCGAAGGCGCGACCAGGAGTTGTTACCGCACGATGCTGGCCGAGTGCGATCCGGGCCGCAAAGCCAGTCTTCAGGAACATCTGCGCGGTCTGGTAGTGCCGGGCGGCATCGATGTCAACATCATGACCAAGAGCGACAAGCGCAATTACTGTCAGGGGATCGACCTGGGTTCGGAGTATTCCGATGCCCTGGCGGCGCTGCGCGGCTTCGCCCAGAGCGGACTGCGCTCCTCGGTCGAGTTCTCCGCCGGCCTTAACCAGCGTCTTTACACCTATGTCTCCCGGTTCGATGATTTCTTCCCGGATGAGCGGGGTGAGCTGAAAAAGAAAGTCGCGCTGAAAGTGAGCGACCTGCGCTCGGCTGAAATCCAGGGTAAATTCCTGGCCAAGCGGGGTGTCTGGATTTCGGAATACCGCATCGAGTCGGGGCTGAACTGTGGCGGCCACGCTTTTCCCACCACCGGACTGTTGCTCGGGCCGGTGCTTGAACAACTGCGGCAGCAGAAAGAATCGCTGGCCGAAACGCTGTTCCCGCTTTACAACCGAGCCCTTTCGTCCGAGGGCCGCGCCACGCTGACCGATTGCCCGCCGGTGAGGTTCACGGTCCAGGGTGGGATCGGCACGAGCGGTGAAAACGAATTGATGCTGCGTTACTATGGGATGAACCGCACCGGCTGGGGCACTCCGTTCCTGCTGGTGCCCGAGGCGACCGGCCTGGATGAGGCCCATCTGCGCAAGCTGACCGCGGCCGGGCCGGGGGATGTGTTCCTGAGCGAAAGCTCACCCCTGGGCCCGCCGTTCTGGAACCTGCGCGACTCGGAAAGCGAGCGGGCGCGCAGTGAACGGATCGAGGCGGGCGAGCCGGGCAGCCACTGTTTCAAGGGCTTTTCGGTGATCAACACCGAGTTCACCGAGAAACCGATCTGCACAGCCTCGCGCGCCTACCAGCGTCTGAAGCTCGAAAGCCTGGATAACGGAGGCGGAGAAGGCCTCAGCCCCGAACAACTGACAGTCCTGCGCCGGAGCGTACTGGCCAAGAGCTGTATCTGCCACGACCTGTCGGGCGGGGTGAAAAAGAAATACGGGATCGAGCCGCAGGCCACGCCGGCGGTCTGCTGCGGCCCCAACATCATCAATTTCTCGCGCCTGGCCAGCCTGCGCGAGATGGTGGACCACATCTACGGCCGGGGCCTGTCACTTACACCGCAGGAAAGGCCGCACATGTTCCTGCGCGAGGCGGGCCTGTACCTGGAGTATCTGCGCGGCGAGCTGGAGCGGTTCTCGCTGCGGGTTTCCAGCCGCAAGACCGAGTTCTTCGAGGAGTTCCGGCGCAACCTTCTGGATGGGATCGAGTACTACCAGAGCCGGGCGGAGGTGCTGTTCAGCCACGAGCGGGAGCGCCTGGGCCATGAGCTGGAGGAGTTGCGCCGGCGGCTGGAGCGGCTGATGCCCGAGCCGGCGACAGCCTGACATCCTCAGAAACGAACTACAAAACGAGCGGCAGCCTCCGGTTTTGATCCAGTGAGGCTGCCGCTTTTTGCGCCTGCGGCCTTATTGAACCTCTCCGCTCAGGATTTTCAGCAACTCGAGCAGGTCCAGCATATTGACTGCGCCATCCCTGTTGACATCTCCACGCTGGTATTCAGGCTCTTCTCTGATCACAATCGGATCGATGATCGAGGTAGGCAAATCCGTGAAGAATCCATCGGAGATCGGGTATTTCAGAATCACCTGCCCGTTGGGGTCGGCGCTTAAGGGGTAGGCGCCATTGGGGAAAGTCTGCGGTACGAGGACGTACAGACTTATTACCACTCCGGATTTCGAATGCGGGAAAATGGATGTGGAGGCATGGGTGGAAAGGTAATCCACGTTGATCCCGAACACGGTTACGGTAAGGCTGTAAGTGCTGTCAAGCAGGACTGTCGCGTACATGGCATTCTCATGCATGATCTTGCCGTAGCTGTCGGTCCAGCGGTACCATATCCGCCCTTGAGTGTTGGGGATCGTAGCGCCTTCCGTGATATCCAACGGTTGTCCCTGACAAAATGCAATGGGCAAGTCACGTATCACGAAAATGAAGCCGCCGGGAGTGGCGCTTCTGAAACGCACATCCAGGTCCATCTGGAGGACTTTGCCGGGTGCGGCGGGTTTGGTGGTCAGCCGGAAAGTATCGGGAAGGGTCCCTGTAGCCGAAAGACGTGTCAGTGCATCGCGGTGTTGAGAGAGAACACTCCGAACTGGTTCTGGCAGAGATTGTGCGCTTAAAGAGGCGGCGCAAAGGAGCAGAATTGCTGACACTCTGATTGAGAATGACATTTGTACCTCTGAGAAAAGTCTAAAATGCCCTGACTGAAAAATGTACATCGGAATAATCGAGAGCGTTTGGACAGAAAAACCAACACGAACAAATCGCCTGGTAAGTGTTCAAAATGATTAGATTGTAGATTTTAATCCTCTTTCTGTCAATAAATATAATTCATGCCAAACACACTCCATTTCTTCCTCTTGACTGATATTGTCGTAAAGTGGTACACTGTCTCGAATATCATTCCCTTGAGGCCTTGTATGCTTTTCCAGTCCCGCCGTGCAAAAATATTCTCCGCCATCCGCGAGGGCCGCGAGGACCGTCTGCGCGAGCTGCTTGACAGCCGCGATGCCGACCTGTCCGAGCCTGAGGAGGGCACCGGCCAGTTCCCCCTGGTCCTGGCCGCGGAGGAGGGGCGACTCGCCATGGTCAAAGCCCTGCTCGCCGCCGGAGCGCCACCGGACAGTAAGGGCGCGGGCGGGCGCACCGCCCTGATCGCGGCCGCGGCCTCAGGCAACGGCGCCCTGCTGGAGATACTGCTCAGCGCCGGGGCGGCGCTCGACCTCAGTGACCGGGAGGGCCGCACGGCCCTGCACGCCGCGGTGATCTGGGCCACGCGCATGGCCTCGCTGGGGGTGAGTGATACGGAAAAAAAGATTGTTCTGCTGCTGGAGGCCGGGGCCGGGATCAACCTGCCCGACCGCATGGGGCGCACGCCGCTCATGTCCTCGGTGCGAAGCGGCGGCGGCGCGATCGAGGAGGACAACCGTCTGCCCGTGCTGCGGCTGTTGCTCGAGCATGGCTCCGAGGTGAACGCGGTCAGCCAGCGGGGGCGTACGGCCCTGATGTCGGCGGCGTTCCGCGGGCTCAAGGAGACCGCCCGGCTCCTGGTCGAGGCCGGCTCCGAGGTCAACACCCGCGACAACCACGGCCGCACGGCCCTGATGTACCTGGCCCAGGGCAGTTTCTGGTCCTACCGCCGCGCAGGCTACATCGGCCTTCTCAACTACCTTCTGGACCACGGCGCCGATCCGACCCTGATGGACAACAGCCACCTTTCCGCCCTGGCCCTGGCCCGCCGCCACCGTCACGCCAACCTGGTCGAAATCCTCGAAAAGTTCGGCGTACGCGATTGACTCAAGCCTGAAATTCAGGCCATCTTATCCTGTTAAGGCCGAAAATTCCTTGACAGACTCGTCCCCGGCTGGCAACATGACGCGACGTCGTGATATGTCTATTTGACCCCTATCGATTCGAGCCTTCAACCGATGCG of bacterium contains these proteins:
- a CDS encoding GHMP kinase gives rise to the protein MKLFVPGRICLFGEHSDWAGGYRRVNSALEKGYTIITGTNQGIHAEVRPHPGKLILQSTLPDGRRIGPYEIPMSRDALLAEAEKGGFFSYAAGVAFQIMTFYPVKGLQIDNYLTDLPVKKGLSSSAAICVLTARAFNKVYDLKMTVRGEMEFAYLGEIITPSRCGRMDQGCAFGNRPVMMTHDRDLLNVEEVSVPDDLHLVIVDLCAEKDTMEILADLNRSFPFAESDLDRGVQYYLGEVNKMITGEALEHLRSGEAQPLGRLMTRAQELFDRYLMPACPRQLTSPVLHEALAFPEIKELVWGGKGVGSQGDGTAQFVARGVEEQDRVIRLFEEKKGMRGLKLDIPASRRVRKALIPAAGFGTRLFPATKATRKELFPIIGTDGIARPAILMLVEEAMESGIQEVCIVVQKEDVELFASFFNSPLELVHYNKLSRAARDYQNRLMEIGSHTTIIAQEHQEGLGHAVYTAREWLDGEPFLLMLGDHIYRSRSETPCSRQLLDIYELYQKSVVGLMRTPEELIGRFGTAAGLWEDQARGVLNITEFAEKPSVDYARECLRVDGVGLDHYLTVFGLYVIDPRIIDKLKDHIGANLRRSSGEFELTAALDEIRSELGFMGYMIDGERFDIGLPLSYLQSVRDYYGRL
- a CDS encoding ankyrin repeat domain-containing protein — encoded protein: MLFQSRRAKIFSAIREGREDRLRELLDSRDADLSEPEEGTGQFPLVLAAEEGRLAMVKALLAAGAPPDSKGAGGRTALIAAAASGNGALLEILLSAGAALDLSDREGRTALHAAVIWATRMASLGVSDTEKKIVLLLEAGAGINLPDRMGRTPLMSSVRSGGGAIEEDNRLPVLRLLLEHGSEVNAVSQRGRTALMSAAFRGLKETARLLVEAGSEVNTRDNHGRTALMYLAQGSFWSYRRAGYIGLLNYLLDHGADPTLMDNSHLSALALARRHRHANLVEILEKFGVRD